A region from the Phycisphaerae bacterium genome encodes:
- a CDS encoding response regulator, with protein MPEEKKTILLVDDDEEILAAMEATIRQFDVKIERATNGNQAVDKVEKVEPDLVVLDMMLPRKSGFLVMERIRSRRQQQKSEKPYVIMVTANPGQRHKQYAQSLGVNEYLNKPFRMDRLTDAISKLLQIEKKSK; from the coding sequence ATGCCGGAAGAGAAGAAGACGATTTTGCTGGTGGATGACGACGAAGAGATTCTGGCGGCGATGGAGGCAACCATCCGCCAGTTCGACGTGAAGATCGAGCGGGCGACCAACGGCAACCAGGCGGTGGACAAGGTGGAGAAGGTCGAGCCGGACCTGGTGGTGCTGGACATGATGCTGCCGCGGAAGTCGGGATTCCTGGTGATGGAGCGGATACGATCGCGGCGCCAGCAGCAGAAGAGCGAGAAGCCGTACGTGATCATGGTGACGGCGAATCCGGGCCAGCGTCACAAGCAGTACGCTCAGAGCCTGGGGGTCAATGAGTACCTGAACAAGCCGTTCCGGATGGACCGGTTGACGGATGCGATCTCGAAGCTGCTGCAGATTGAGAAGAAGAGTAAGTAG
- the rpsO gene encoding 30S ribosomal protein S15 has protein sequence MSEVITAKKREAIASHRRHEGDTGSSEVQIALLTARINHLTEHMRQHKKDHSSQRGLMKMVGKRSSLLKYLRETDLERYQKVIAEVGLRK, from the coding sequence ATGTCGGAAGTAATCACAGCCAAGAAACGCGAAGCGATTGCGTCGCATCGGCGACACGAAGGCGACACCGGTTCCTCGGAGGTCCAGATCGCCCTGCTGACGGCCCGGATCAATCACTTGACCGAGCACATGCGGCAGCACAAGAAGGATCACTCTTCCCAGCGGGGGCTGATGAAGATGGTCGGCAAGCGCAGTTCGCTGCTGAAGTACCTGCGTGAGACGGACCTGGAGCGTTATCAGAAGGTGATCGCGGAAGTCGGGTTGCGGAAGTAA
- the pnp gene encoding polyribonucleotide nucleotidyltransferase has translation MPVFRVEREIAGRTLSIETGRLARQSHGSAVVRYGDTVVLSAVVFSAPREMLDFFPLWVDYREKTYAAGKFPGGFIKREGRPTNKEILTMRMIDRPIRPLFPKFYRDEVQIQAMVLSADQQNDPDILAAIASSAALAVSPIPFEGPIGAVRIGRVKDELVVNPLHSQSEFSSLELVLAGRKDAVNMIELGAEPTSEEVVLQAIEMGHGVITTICEMIEELVAQVNPVKIEAPGAPEHYEAILNALREKYTGALVEAKQIKGKQERNAAVDAVKEKAFEELAPEDNPEAETLKKIASMAFEEFEEAVVRRQIIEGRRSDGRQAEELREITCEVGTLPRTHGSAVFTRGETQALVVATLGTTEDEQIVDGLAEEYSKKFMLDYNFPPFSVGEVKPIRGPGRREIGHGALAERCLANVMPSVEDFPYTVRLVSDILESNGSSSMASTCGGTLALMDAGVPIREPVAGISIGLVKEGDTELLLTDIIGEEDHFGDMDFKVAGTKSGITGIQLDLKMRGIPMHLIRGTFDRAKQTRMRILDIMLATIDQPRPEISEYAPKLLTIKIDPEKIGTVIGPGGKMIRKIQDETGANIEIEDDGTVYISSRGGDGAYKAREMVEQLTEEIEVGKTYTGKVVSIKDFGAFIEVLPGQDGLCHISELADGYVGSVTDVVSIGDTVTVKVIGIDDQGRVKLSKRAIDSPGSEQMAPAGGGGRDRGGDRGGRGGDRGGRGGDRGGRGGDRGGRGGDRGGRR, from the coding sequence ATGCCAGTTTTTCGGGTGGAACGTGAAATTGCGGGTCGGACCCTGTCGATTGAGACGGGGCGGCTGGCCCGCCAGTCGCACGGCAGTGCGGTGGTGCGTTACGGGGACACGGTGGTGCTGTCCGCCGTGGTGTTTTCGGCGCCTCGGGAGATGCTGGACTTTTTCCCGCTGTGGGTGGACTACCGCGAGAAGACGTACGCGGCGGGCAAGTTTCCGGGCGGTTTCATCAAGCGTGAGGGGCGTCCGACGAACAAAGAGATTCTGACGATGCGGATGATCGATCGTCCGATCCGGCCGCTGTTCCCGAAGTTTTACCGGGACGAGGTCCAGATTCAGGCGATGGTGCTCTCGGCGGATCAGCAGAACGATCCGGATATTCTGGCCGCCATCGCGTCGTCGGCGGCGCTGGCCGTCTCGCCCATTCCGTTCGAAGGGCCCATCGGGGCGGTTCGGATCGGCCGGGTGAAGGACGAGCTGGTGGTCAATCCGCTGCACAGCCAGTCGGAGTTTTCGTCGCTGGAGCTGGTGCTGGCGGGGCGCAAGGACGCCGTCAACATGATCGAGCTGGGCGCCGAGCCGACCTCGGAAGAGGTGGTTCTCCAGGCGATCGAAATGGGCCATGGCGTGATCACGACGATCTGCGAGATGATCGAGGAACTGGTCGCCCAGGTCAATCCGGTCAAGATCGAGGCGCCCGGCGCGCCGGAGCATTACGAAGCGATTCTCAACGCGCTTCGCGAGAAGTACACCGGGGCCCTGGTCGAGGCCAAGCAGATCAAGGGCAAACAGGAGCGGAACGCGGCGGTCGACGCGGTCAAGGAGAAGGCGTTCGAGGAACTGGCCCCCGAGGACAATCCGGAAGCCGAGACGCTGAAGAAGATCGCGTCGATGGCGTTCGAGGAGTTCGAGGAGGCGGTGGTTCGGCGTCAGATCATCGAGGGCCGCCGGTCGGACGGCCGTCAGGCCGAGGAGCTTCGCGAGATCACCTGCGAGGTGGGCACGCTGCCGCGAACGCACGGTTCGGCGGTGTTCACCCGCGGCGAGACGCAGGCCCTCGTGGTGGCCACGCTGGGCACCACGGAAGACGAGCAGATCGTCGACGGCCTGGCTGAGGAATACAGCAAGAAGTTCATGCTGGACTACAACTTCCCGCCGTTCAGCGTGGGCGAGGTCAAGCCGATCCGGGGTCCGGGCCGTCGCGAGATCGGCCACGGCGCGCTGGCGGAGCGGTGTTTGGCGAACGTGATGCCGTCGGTGGAGGATTTCCCGTACACGGTTCGGCTGGTCTCGGACATTCTCGAGTCGAACGGTTCGAGTTCGATGGCGAGCACGTGCGGCGGGACTCTGGCGTTGATGGACGCGGGCGTGCCGATCCGCGAGCCGGTGGCGGGCATCAGCATCGGGCTGGTCAAGGAAGGCGACACCGAGCTGCTGCTGACCGACATCATCGGCGAGGAAGACCACTTCGGCGACATGGATTTCAAGGTCGCGGGCACCAAGTCCGGGATCACGGGCATCCAGTTGGATCTGAAGATGCGCGGGATACCGATGCACCTTATCCGCGGGACATTCGATCGGGCCAAACAGACGCGGATGCGGATTCTGGACATCATGCTGGCGACGATCGATCAGCCGCGGCCGGAGATCTCCGAGTACGCTCCGAAGCTGCTGACGATCAAGATCGACCCGGAGAAGATCGGTACGGTGATCGGGCCGGGCGGCAAGATGATCCGCAAGATTCAGGACGAGACCGGGGCCAATATCGAGATCGAGGACGACGGCACGGTCTACATTTCGAGCCGCGGCGGCGACGGCGCGTACAAGGCCCGCGAGATGGTCGAGCAGCTCACCGAGGAGATCGAGGTGGGCAAGACGTACACCGGCAAGGTGGTTTCGATCAAGGATTTCGGCGCGTTCATCGAGGTGCTGCCGGGCCAGGACGGCCTGTGCCACATCAGCGAGTTGGCGGACGGTTACGTCGGCTCGGTCACGGATGTGGTGAGCATCGGCGATACGGTCACGGTCAAGGTGATCGGGATCGACGATCAGGGCCGCGTGAAGCTCTCGAAGCGGGCGATCGACTCGCCCGGGTCCGAGCAGATGGCGCCGGCGGGCGGCGGCGGCCGTGATCGCGGCGGCGACCGCGGCGGACGCGGCGGCGACCGTGGTGGACGCGGCGGCGACCGTGGTGGACGCGGAGGCGATCGCGGCGGACGCGGCGGCGACCGCGGCGGACGGCGCTAG